One Beggiatoa leptomitoformis DNA segment encodes these proteins:
- a CDS encoding formate dehydrogenase subunit delta produces the protein MQTDNLIKMANNIGDFFSAEPEREHAILGIADHIQKSWELRMRQKIIEHYKNGGEGLNELVKEAIGRL, from the coding sequence ATGCAAACGGATAACTTGATCAAAATGGCAAATAATATCGGTGATTTTTTCAGTGCTGAACCTGAGCGGGAACACGCTATTTTAGGCATTGCTGACCATATTCAAAAATCATGGGAATTACGAATGCGCCAAAAAATTATTGAACATTATAAAAATGGCGGAGAAGGACTAAACGAGTTAGTTAAAGAAGCCATCGGACGGTTGTAG
- the fdhD gene encoding formate dehydrogenase accessory sulfurtransferase FdhD, with amino-acid sequence MQSYTLHPVDRWREKQHDTLSDTIAEETPIAFFYNGSPYVVMLATPQDLADFALGFSLSERIIYQAEELKDLYLLPQTDGIEIHVEIPQARYAELTDKQRNLTANTSCGLCGTKTLLQVIRHPAPIGIGCTITDTNLQIALNQLKQHQPLNLLTGAIHAAAWVSVTGDILLLKEDVGRHNALDKLIGAIIKNQIDINQGFLLITSRASYEMVQKAAMVGMSIIVAISAPTALAVRLAEESQITLIGFARGTNHIIYTHAQRLIHTTTEENYANG; translated from the coding sequence ATGCAATCCTATACCCTACATCCCGTTGACCGTTGGCGCGAGAAACAACACGATACATTAAGCGATACAATTGCCGAAGAAACACCGATTGCATTTTTTTACAATGGCTCGCCTTATGTCGTCATGTTAGCAACCCCGCAAGATTTGGCCGATTTCGCGCTGGGTTTTAGCCTCAGCGAGCGGATTATTTATCAAGCCGAAGAACTTAAAGATTTATATCTTTTACCGCAAACTGATGGCATTGAAATACATGTAGAAATACCCCAAGCACGCTATGCCGAATTAACAGATAAACAACGTAATTTAACCGCCAATACAAGCTGTGGACTATGTGGCACTAAAACGCTACTCCAAGTCATTCGTCACCCCGCGCCGATTGGAATAGGTTGCACAATCACCGATACAAATTTACAAATTGCCTTAAATCAGTTAAAACAACATCAACCGCTTAATTTACTCACCGGTGCGATTCATGCCGCCGCGTGGGTTAGCGTTACAGGCGACATTTTACTGCTAAAAGAAGATGTAGGCAGGCATAACGCGCTGGATAAATTAATTGGTGCAATAATCAAAAATCAGATTGATATTAATCAAGGTTTTTTATTAATTACCAGTCGCGCCAGCTATGAAATGGTACAAAAAGCGGCCATGGTTGGCATGAGCATCATTGTGGCGATTTCTGCCCCTACCGCACTCGCTGTTCGTTTAGCGGAAGAAAGCCAAATAACTTTAATTGGTTTTGCGCGGGGAACAAACCATATTATTTACACCCATGCACAACGACTAATACATACAACAACGGAGGAGAACTATGCAAACGGATAA
- the fdhF gene encoding formate dehydrogenase subunit alpha: MSTLNEKDFGTPASTAHKLISLEIDGFKVTVPEGTSVMRAAASIGIEIPRLCATDSLEPFGSCRLCVVQIEGARGYPASCTTPVHQDMKVVTQNEKLGSLRRNVMELYISDHPLDCLTCSANGNCELQDMAGKVGLREVRYGYAGENHLHSLKDTSNPYFSFDPSKCIVCSRCVRACQEVQGTFALTISGRGFDSVVSPSQQESFLASECVSCGACVQACPTATLMEKSVLAKGQPEHGIVTTCAYCGVGCSFTAEMKGSEVIRMVPTKSGKANHGHSCVKGRFAFGYATHPDRIKKPMIREKISDPWREVSWDEAVTFAAGRFKALQSKYGRYSIGGITSSRCTNEETYLVQKLIRAAFGNNNVDTCARVCHSPTGYGLKRTLGESAGTQDFDSVMQSDVIMVIGANPTDGHPVFGSLMRKRLRQGAKLIVVDPRRIDLIKSPHVQADYHLQLQPGTNVALLNALAYVIVTEGLANEHFIDKRCDLHAYAKWKTFISHHRHAPEAVEKAIGVPAETIRSAARLYATGGNAAIYYGLGVTEHSQGSTTVMGIANLAMLTGNIGREGVGVNPLRGQNNVQGSCDMGSFPHEFPGYRSVADHATRELFEQAWGVSLEAEPGLRIPNMFSAALDGSFKGLYVEGEDIAQSDPDIQHVHAALSAMECVVVQDLFLNETAKFAHVFFPGSSFLEKNGTFTNAERRISPVRKVMPPLAGKEDWEVTQLLANALGYPMNYSHPSEIMDEIARLTPTFTGVSYAKLEEMGSIQWPCNADAPDGTPLMHTKHFVRGQGLFVLTEYVPTPERTTAKYPLILTTGRILSQYNVGAQTRRTENVAWHDEDRLEIHPSDAELRGIKAGDWVGIKSRAGETVLRALISERMQPGVVYTTFHFPQSGANVITTDNSDWATNCPEYKVTAVQVMPVSVSQRSAWQQQYESFSEEQLQLLEQRVTM, translated from the coding sequence ATGTCCACATTGAATGAAAAAGATTTTGGCACCCCAGCCAGTACAGCCCATAAGCTCATCAGCTTAGAAATTGATGGGTTTAAAGTAACCGTGCCAGAAGGCACCTCGGTTATGCGAGCAGCGGCAAGTATCGGCATTGAAATTCCGCGTTTATGTGCAACAGACAGCCTTGAGCCATTTGGCTCATGTCGGTTATGTGTCGTACAAATTGAAGGGGCGCGTGGTTATCCTGCCTCATGTACAACCCCCGTGCATCAAGATATGAAAGTCGTTACCCAAAATGAAAAACTGGGAAGTTTACGACGCAATGTGATGGAATTATACATTTCTGACCATCCATTAGATTGTTTAACCTGTTCTGCGAATGGGAATTGTGAATTACAAGACATGGCGGGCAAGGTCGGTTTGCGTGAAGTCCGCTATGGTTATGCAGGGGAAAATCATCTACATTCGCTAAAAGATACCAGTAATCCATATTTTAGCTTTGACCCCAGCAAGTGCATTGTCTGCTCACGGTGTGTGCGCGCCTGTCAGGAAGTACAAGGTACATTTGCCCTAACGATTTCAGGACGTGGCTTTGATTCTGTTGTATCGCCCAGTCAGCAAGAGAGCTTTTTAGCGTCCGAATGTGTGTCTTGTGGCGCGTGTGTCCAAGCTTGTCCAACAGCAACACTCATGGAAAAATCCGTGCTTGCTAAAGGTCAGCCTGAACATGGTATCGTTACAACCTGCGCTTATTGCGGGGTTGGTTGCTCCTTTACCGCTGAAATGAAAGGCAGCGAAGTGATTCGCATGGTGCCAACCAAATCGGGCAAGGCAAATCATGGGCATTCTTGTGTCAAAGGACGATTTGCCTTTGGCTATGCGACACATCCAGACCGCATTAAAAAACCCATGATACGCGAGAAAATCAGCGACCCATGGCGTGAAGTCAGTTGGGATGAAGCCGTTACCTTCGCAGCAGGACGTTTTAAAGCCTTACAAAGCAAATACGGACGTTATTCCATAGGCGGAATTACCTCCTCGCGTTGTACCAATGAAGAAACCTATCTAGTACAAAAACTTATTCGCGCAGCATTTGGTAATAACAATGTCGACACTTGTGCGCGTGTGTGTCATTCCCCCACGGGTTACGGTTTAAAACGTACATTGGGTGAGTCAGCAGGCACACAAGACTTTGATTCTGTGATGCAATCAGATGTCATCATGGTCATCGGTGCTAATCCTACCGATGGACATCCTGTTTTTGGTTCATTAATGCGTAAACGCCTACGCCAAGGGGCGAAACTCATCGTTGTTGACCCCCGTCGCATCGATTTAATCAAATCTCCCCATGTACAAGCCGATTACCATTTGCAATTACAACCGGGAACAAACGTTGCGTTGCTTAATGCCTTAGCGTATGTCATTGTTACCGAAGGCTTAGCAAATGAACATTTTATCGACAAACGGTGTGATTTACATGCTTACGCAAAGTGGAAAACCTTCATCAGCCACCACCGCCACGCACCCGAAGCGGTAGAAAAAGCCATCGGTGTTCCCGCAGAAACTATCCGCAGTGCCGCTAGACTATACGCAACGGGCGGTAATGCCGCGATTTATTACGGTTTAGGCGTAACAGAACACAGTCAAGGTTCAACAACCGTCATGGGCATTGCCAATCTTGCCATGTTGACAGGGAATATTGGACGCGAAGGCGTAGGCGTAAACCCTTTACGCGGACAAAACAACGTGCAAGGCTCTTGCGACATGGGTTCATTCCCGCATGAGTTTCCCGGTTATCGTAGCGTTGCCGACCATGCCACTCGTGAACTATTCGAACAAGCATGGGGGGTAAGTCTTGAAGCAGAACCCGGATTACGTATTCCTAACATGTTTTCTGCCGCGTTAGATGGCAGTTTTAAAGGCTTGTATGTAGAAGGTGAAGATATTGCCCAATCTGACCCTGATATTCAACATGTTCACGCGGCACTGTCAGCGATGGAATGCGTGGTGGTGCAAGACTTATTTTTAAACGAAACCGCCAAATTTGCCCATGTGTTTTTCCCCGGCTCTTCCTTCCTAGAAAAAAATGGCACTTTCACCAACGCAGAACGGCGTATTTCCCCCGTGCGTAAAGTTATGCCGCCACTCGCGGGTAAAGAAGATTGGGAAGTTACCCAATTATTAGCCAATGCACTGGGTTATCCAATGAACTACAGCCATCCATCGGAAATCATGGATGAAATTGCACGTTTAACGCCTACCTTTACAGGCGTAAGCTACGCTAAATTAGAAGAAATGGGGAGTATTCAATGGCCCTGCAATGCTGATGCGCCAGATGGCACACCCCTAATGCACACCAAACACTTTGTGCGTGGTCAAGGCTTATTTGTCCTGACGGAATACGTACCAACGCCTGAACGGACAACCGCAAAATACCCGCTTATTCTCACCACAGGACGGATTTTGTCCCAATATAATGTTGGCGCGCAAACTCGCCGCACTGAAAATGTAGCATGGCACGATGAAGATAGATTAGAAATTCATCCCAGCGATGCAGAATTACGCGGCATTAAAGCGGGGGATTGGGTTGGAATTAAGAGCCGTGCGGGAGAAACCGTATTGCGGGCGTTAATCAGCGAGCGGATGCAACCCGGTGTTGTTTATACAACTTTTCATTTCCCCCAATCGGGTGCGAATGTTATCACAACGGATAATTCCGACTGGGCAACCAACTGCCCTGAATACAAAGTGACCGCAGTACAAGTCATGCCCGTTTCTGTCAGCCAACGTTCCGCATGGCAACAGCAATATGAATCTTTCAGCGAAGAACAATTGCAGTTGTTAGAACAACGCGTCACCATGTAG
- a CDS encoding formate dehydrogenase beta subunit, translating to MTIKVFVPCDSSALSLGAEQVAQAILAEAQRRNEDIQLIRNGSRGMFWLEPLVEVKTTLGRVAYGAVQVKDVPSLFDANFLHGAPHRLSLGRTKEIPFLKKQERLTFARVGITDPVDVADYIDHAGFRGLERALQMSGHDIVEEVIHSGLRGRGGAAFPTGVKWKTVLHAKAEQKYIVCNADEGDSGTFSDRMIMEGDPFVLIEGMTIVGLAVGATKGYIYLRVEYPHANRMLQTAIQRAYAAGYLGENIRGSGKTFHLEVRIGAGAYICGEETALMESIEGKRGMVRFKPPLPAIKGLFGQPTVVNNVISLASVPIILDKGGAFYRDFGMGRSHGTLPIQLAGNLQQTGLVEKAFGVTLREILYDFGGGSASGRPIRAVQVGGPLGAYLPESLFDTPLDYEAFSAVQAVLGHGGVVAFDDTVNMAAMARYAMEFCAIESCGKCTPCRIGSTRGVEILDKVMHHEDHTQQIALLRDLCDTLLNTTLCALGGMTPFPVLSALNHFPEDFGAQQLDKQAA from the coding sequence ATGACGATTAAAGTATTTGTGCCGTGTGATTCTAGTGCGTTGTCGTTAGGCGCGGAACAGGTCGCGCAGGCTATTTTAGCCGAAGCACAACGGCGGAATGAAGATATTCAACTCATTCGTAACGGTTCACGTGGCATGTTTTGGTTAGAACCCTTAGTTGAGGTTAAAACCACGTTAGGACGTGTTGCCTACGGCGCGGTGCAGGTAAAAGATGTGCCATCACTGTTCGATGCAAATTTTTTACACGGCGCACCCCATCGTTTGTCACTAGGACGAACAAAAGAAATTCCCTTTTTGAAAAAGCAAGAACGGCTAACTTTTGCACGGGTTGGGATTACCGACCCTGTGGATGTGGCTGATTATATTGACCATGCAGGTTTTCGCGGTTTAGAGCGCGCGTTGCAGATGTCGGGGCATGACATTGTTGAAGAAGTGATACATTCAGGTTTACGCGGTCGCGGTGGTGCAGCATTTCCAACGGGGGTTAAATGGAAAACCGTTTTACACGCAAAAGCCGAACAAAAATATATTGTGTGTAATGCTGATGAAGGCGATTCGGGTACATTTTCCGACAGAATGATTATGGAAGGTGACCCATTCGTGCTGATTGAAGGCATGACAATTGTCGGCTTAGCCGTTGGTGCAACTAAAGGCTATATTTATCTGCGGGTTGAATATCCTCATGCAAATAGAATGTTACAAACCGCTATCCAACGTGCTTATGCAGCGGGTTATTTAGGGGAAAATATTCGCGGGAGTGGTAAAACGTTTCATTTGGAAGTTCGTATCGGTGCGGGTGCGTACATTTGCGGGGAAGAAACCGCTTTAATGGAAAGCATCGAAGGCAAGCGTGGAATGGTACGTTTTAAACCACCCTTGCCCGCTATTAAAGGCTTATTTGGACAACCTACCGTTGTAAATAACGTTATTTCCCTTGCTTCTGTACCGATTATTTTGGACAAAGGCGGGGCATTTTATCGAGATTTTGGGATGGGACGTTCTCATGGCACATTACCGATTCAATTAGCAGGTAATTTACAACAAACAGGCTTGGTTGAAAAAGCGTTTGGCGTGACTTTACGCGAAATTCTATACGATTTTGGTGGGGGTTCTGCATCAGGTCGTCCGATTCGTGCTGTACAAGTTGGCGGACCATTAGGGGCTTATTTGCCCGAATCTTTATTCGATACGCCGTTAGATTATGAAGCCTTCAGCGCAGTTCAAGCCGTTTTAGGACACGGTGGCGTGGTGGCATTTGATGACACGGTTAATATGGCAGCGATGGCTCGCTATGCAATGGAATTCTGCGCCATAGAATCCTGTGGGAAATGTACACCGTGTCGTATTGGGTCGACGCGCGGTGTAGAAATTTTAGATAAGGTTATGCACCATGAGGATCATACGCAACAAATCGCCCTACTCCGCGATTTATGCGACACCTTATTAAATACCACACTGTGTGCGTTAGGTGGCATGACACCTTTTCCTGTATTAAGTGCGTTAAACCATTTTCCTGAAGATTTTGGTGCGCAACAACTTGATAAACAGGCTGCTTAA
- a CDS encoding formate dehydrogenase subunit gamma, with product MKILTEDSMTTTNQEQIITIINELKHQDGALLPVLHKIQDTLGYVPPEAIPLIASELNLSRADVHGVISFYHYFRDTPAGKHTIHVCRAESCQAMNSTALEQHIKQTLNLDYHQTSTDQRYSLEPVYCLGNCACSPAIMINQEVYGRVTPERFDEILQEL from the coding sequence ATGAAGATTCTTACTGAGGATAGCATGACAACCACCAATCAAGAACAAATTATTACAATAATAAATGAGTTAAAACATCAGGATGGGGCTTTGTTACCTGTTTTACACAAAATTCAGGATACACTAGGCTATGTTCCGCCCGAAGCCATCCCACTCATTGCCAGTGAATTGAATTTATCGCGTGCAGATGTGCATGGCGTGATTAGTTTTTATCATTACTTCCGCGATACCCCCGCAGGAAAACATACAATTCATGTTTGCCGTGCGGAGTCCTGTCAGGCCATGAATTCAACGGCTTTAGAGCAACATATCAAGCAAACCTTAAATCTGGATTATCACCAAACCAGCACAGACCAACGGTATAGCCTAGAACCTGTGTATTGTTTGGGGAATTGTGCTTGCTCGCCTGCAATTATGATTAATCAGGAAGTTTACGGACGGGTAACGCCTGAGCGGTTTGATGAGATTTTACAAGAATTATAA
- a CDS encoding SRPBCC family protein, producing the protein MKKWLALLGVAVLGVNSTISFAAETVGMLTVKSEMMVRGTPEKVWAVIGGFNDLPKWHPAVANSKLDISGDATAGGITSRVLTLNAPNAPVLIEQLISQDPVAMTYSYTLTKTEPAILPVKNYTATLSVSAAEKDKSLVTWEGSFLPLPTATAEDAKKAVEGVYSAGLVNLKEMLNTTSDGKVLPERETGRGVK; encoded by the coding sequence ATGAAAAAATGGTTAGCCTTATTAGGCGTTGCGGTTTTAGGTGTGAATAGCACAATAAGCTTTGCTGCGGAAACAGTTGGTATGTTGACGGTTAAATCAGAAATGATGGTTCGTGGTACGCCTGAGAAAGTGTGGGCGGTTATTGGCGGATTTAATGATTTGCCAAAATGGCATCCTGCTGTTGCAAATAGTAAATTAGATATCAGTGGCGATGCGACTGCTGGTGGAATTACCTCGCGCGTGTTGACGTTAAACGCACCCAATGCTCCCGTGCTGATAGAACAGCTCATCAGTCAAGACCCTGTTGCAATGACGTATAGTTACACGCTTACGAAGACTGAACCCGCCATTCTACCCGTTAAAAACTACACGGCTACATTGTCAGTCAGTGCGGCGGAAAAAGATAAATCATTAGTAACATGGGAAGGCAGTTTTTTACCACTACCAACGGCAACGGCTGAAGATGCAAAGAAGGCGGTAGAGGGTGTGTATTCAGCAGGATTAGTGAATTTAAAAGAGATGTTAAACACAACATCTGACGGCAAGGTATTACCAGAACGCGAAACGGGTAGAGGGGTTAAATAA
- a CDS encoding DUF302 domain-containing protein: MTNINIMKNGLNLLSIIVFCSCTLTLRNVYAEALLFRQSTQKPFADVVQDVEYAIEAQNFRITARNDIGRAIRERGTTDFPATLIIHFCNLQYAETLLTINPDLLLAMPCRIAIYQDKQTVIISTPQLPPSTQAKLQLVVDEINHILQAIVRAGAE, encoded by the coding sequence ATGACCAACATAAACATCATGAAAAATGGGTTAAATTTATTAAGCATCATCGTCTTTTGCAGTTGTACGCTAACGCTTCGCAATGTTTATGCGGAGGCGTTACTTTTTCGCCAATCCACCCAAAAGCCATTTGCGGATGTTGTACAAGATGTTGAATATGCAATTGAAGCACAAAATTTTCGGATTACTGCACGTAATGATATAGGCAGGGCAATTCGTGAACGAGGTACAACGGATTTTCCCGCAACACTCATTATTCACTTTTGTAATCTGCAATATGCTGAAACATTACTCACCATAAACCCCGATTTATTGTTAGCGATGCCTTGTCGGATTGCGATTTATCAAGATAAGCAAACGGTGATTATCAGCACACCGCAATTGCCTCCTAGCACACAAGCTAAATTACAGTTAGTCGTTGATGAAATTAACCACATTTTACAGGCAATCGTGCGTGCTGGGGCAGAGTAG